One Obesumbacterium proteus DNA window includes the following coding sequences:
- the tcdA gene encoding tRNA cyclic N6-threonylcarbamoyladenosine(37) synthase TcdA, whose protein sequence is MTASFSDAYMQRFSGIARLYGQQALGVFSQAHVCVIGIGGVGSWAAEALARTGIGAITLIDMDDVCVTNTNRQIHALRSNVGQAKTEVVAARIREINPECQVTCIDDFITPDNVDKLIDNRFSYVIDAIDSVRPKAALLAYCRRFKIPIVTTGGAGGQIDPTRIEVADLAKTIQDPLAAKLRERLKNDFNVVKNSKGKLGIDCVFSTEPLVYPQPDGSVCASRSTAEGPKRMDCASGFGSVTMVTATFGFVAVAHAIKKMLAKAERLAAQPQ, encoded by the coding sequence ATGACAGCATCTTTTTCCGACGCTTATATGCAGCGTTTTAGCGGTATTGCTCGCTTGTATGGCCAGCAGGCGCTGGGCGTATTCTCTCAGGCTCATGTCTGCGTTATCGGTATTGGCGGCGTGGGATCGTGGGCGGCAGAGGCGTTAGCTCGCACGGGGATTGGTGCTATTACGTTGATCGATATGGATGATGTTTGCGTGACAAACACCAACCGACAGATTCATGCGCTGCGCAGCAACGTGGGGCAGGCGAAAACAGAAGTGGTTGCTGCCCGTATTCGCGAGATCAATCCAGAGTGTCAGGTTACCTGCATCGATGATTTTATTACGCCAGATAACGTAGATAAGCTGATTGATAACCGCTTTAGCTATGTTATCGATGCTATTGATAGCGTGCGGCCAAAGGCTGCGCTGTTAGCCTACTGCCGTCGCTTTAAGATCCCGATTGTGACTACCGGTGGCGCGGGCGGGCAAATTGATCCCACGCGTATTGAAGTCGCTGATTTGGCGAAAACCATTCAAGATCCGCTGGCGGCCAAGCTGCGTGAGCGTTTGAAGAATGATTTCAACGTGGTGAAAAATAGTAAAGGTAAGCTGGGCATCGACTGCGTGTTCTCGACCGAGCCGCTGGTTTACCCACAGCCCGATGGCAGCGTATGTGCTTCTCGTAGCACTGCGGAAGGGCCTAAACGTATGGATTGCGCCTCTGGATTTGGTTCGGTCACGATGGTGACGGCAACCTTTGGTTTTGTGGCCGTGGCGCATGCGATTAAGAAAATGCTGGCTAAGGCTGAGCGTTTGGCTGCTCAGCCTCAGTAA
- the csdE gene encoding cysteine desulfurase sulfur acceptor subunit CsdE codes for MIAPHPFGRTLTPEILAARFESLTLWEDRYRQIILLARELPALSPELKQQKTELAGCENQVWLGGERLEDGTMHYYGDSDGRIVKGLLAILLTASEGKTPQQIMASDPLALFQQLNILEQLSSSRASGLNSLAAGIKNIAQSYL; via the coding sequence ATGATTGCCCCCCATCCTTTTGGCCGGACATTAACGCCTGAAATTTTAGCCGCACGGTTTGAATCGCTGACGCTTTGGGAAGATCGCTATCGCCAAATCATTTTGCTGGCACGTGAACTCCCCGCACTTTCGCCAGAGCTAAAGCAGCAGAAAACCGAGCTGGCAGGCTGTGAGAATCAGGTTTGGCTAGGCGGAGAACGACTTGAGGATGGGACGATGCATTATTATGGTGACAGCGACGGACGCATCGTCAAAGGCCTCTTGGCAATCTTGCTCACGGCGTCAGAAGGCAAAACGCCGCAGCAGATTATGGCGAGCGACCCGCTGGCGCTATTTCAACAGCTCAATATTTTGGAACAGTTAAGCTCTTCACGCGCCAGCGGTTTAAACTCGCTCGCCGCTGGGATCAAAAATATCGCGCAAAGCTATCTGTAA
- the mltA gene encoding murein transglycosylase A, with product MKGRWGQYVVGGLLVALLAGCSSRPTDKGQQYKDGKINDPLELVNRPNAKGKPVNGKDFSDQLTAIQRASPSLYNRNTDTFQAVTNWLRAGADTRQLSQFGLNAYQMEGMDNFGNVQFTGYYTPVIEARYTRQGEFQYPLYRMPSKGKNRRLPERSAIYSGALDNRNLEIGYSNSIMDNFMMEVQGSGYVDYGDGRPLTFFGYSGKNGHAYRSIGKVLIDRGEVAREEMSMQAIRKWADNHSAAEVRELLEQNPSFVFFKPEMYAPVKGASGVPLVAKASVASDRSLIPAGSTLLAEVPLLDNQGKFTGKYEMRLMVALDVGGAIKGQHFDIYQGIGPEAGHAAGFYNHYGRVWVLKTPQSGGPLFSAYNR from the coding sequence ATGAAAGGTCGTTGGGGACAATATGTAGTAGGTGGACTGTTGGTGGCATTGCTGGCGGGATGTTCGTCGCGTCCAACAGATAAAGGTCAGCAGTATAAGGACGGGAAGATTAACGATCCCTTAGAGCTCGTTAATAGACCGAATGCCAAAGGAAAACCGGTTAACGGAAAGGATTTCTCCGATCAGCTCACCGCGATCCAACGTGCATCGCCTTCTCTCTATAATAGAAACACCGATACTTTCCAAGCGGTGACCAACTGGTTACGAGCCGGGGCCGATACGCGCCAGCTATCTCAGTTTGGTTTGAACGCTTATCAGATGGAAGGGATGGATAATTTTGGTAACGTGCAGTTCACGGGGTATTACACGCCGGTGATTGAAGCGCGTTACACGCGTCAGGGGGAATTCCAGTACCCGCTGTATCGCATGCCGAGTAAAGGTAAGAACCGTCGCCTGCCGGAACGCTCGGCGATTTACTCTGGCGCGCTGGATAATCGCAATCTGGAAATCGGCTATAGCAACTCCATTATGGACAACTTCATGATGGAAGTGCAGGGCAGTGGCTATGTGGACTACGGCGATGGCCGTCCATTGACCTTCTTTGGCTACTCTGGCAAAAACGGCCATGCTTACCGAAGTATCGGTAAGGTGCTGATCGATCGCGGTGAAGTTGCGCGTGAAGAAATGTCGATGCAGGCGATTCGTAAGTGGGCGGATAATCATTCTGCCGCGGAAGTTCGCGAACTGCTGGAGCAAAATCCTTCCTTCGTATTCTTCAAACCTGAAATGTATGCGCCGGTGAAAGGGGCAAGCGGTGTGCCTTTAGTGGCAAAAGCGTCCGTTGCATCGGATCGTTCGTTGATCCCGGCCGGTTCTACGCTGTTGGCCGAAGTGCCATTGCTGGATAATCAGGGCAAATTTACCGGCAAATATGAGATGCGTTTGATGGTGGCTCTGGACGTGGGTGGAGCGATTAAAGGCCAACACTTCGATATCTATCAGGGCATTGGCCCAGAAGCAGGTCATGCGGCGGGTTTCTATAATCACTATGGCCGTGTCTGGGTGCTGAAAACCCCGCAAAGCGGTGGGCCGTTGTTCAGCGCTTATAATAGATAA
- the argA gene encoding amino-acid N-acetyltransferase: MKERSTELVQGFRHSVPYINTHRGKTFVVMLGGEAIEHENFANIVNDIGLLHSLGIRLVVVYGARPQIDSNLNEHHYEPVYHKHTRVTDSRTLELVKQAAGQLQLDITARLSMSLNNTPLQGAHINVVSGNFIIAQPLGVDDGVDYCHSGRIRRIDEDAIHRQLDSGAIVLMGPVAVSVTGESFNLTSEEVATQLAIKLKAEKLIGFCSSQGVTNDDGSIVSELLPNEAQTRIETLEASGDYNSGTVRFLRGAVKACRSGVGRSHLISYQDDGALVQELFSRDGIGTQIVMESAEQIRRANINDIGGILELIRPLEQQGILVRRSREQLEREIDQFTIIERDNLTIACAALYPFPEERIGEMACVAVHPDYRSSSRGEALLKRVAAQARQMGLEKLFVLTTRSIHWFQERGFTPAEVDVLPMQKQELYNYQRRSKILLADLS, from the coding sequence ATGAAGGAGCGCAGCACCGAACTGGTTCAGGGTTTTCGTCACTCGGTACCCTACATCAATACTCACCGTGGCAAGACATTCGTCGTGATGCTTGGCGGAGAGGCCATTGAGCATGAAAACTTTGCCAATATCGTCAATGATATTGGGTTACTGCACAGCCTCGGCATCCGACTGGTTGTCGTTTATGGTGCGCGCCCACAGATCGACAGCAATCTGAATGAACACCACTATGAACCTGTCTACCACAAGCATACGCGCGTCACGGATTCCCGAACGCTAGAATTGGTGAAACAGGCGGCAGGTCAGTTGCAACTAGATATTACAGCGCGCCTATCCATGAGTTTGAATAACACGCCTCTACAGGGTGCCCACATCAACGTGGTGAGCGGGAACTTTATTATCGCGCAGCCGCTCGGCGTCGATGACGGGGTGGATTATTGCCACAGCGGGCGCATTCGTCGTATCGATGAAGACGCGATTCACCGTCAGCTCGATAGCGGTGCCATTGTGTTGATGGGCCCCGTCGCCGTTTCCGTTACCGGTGAAAGCTTTAACCTCACGTCCGAAGAGGTCGCCACTCAGTTAGCGATTAAGCTCAAAGCCGAAAAGCTGATTGGTTTTTGCTCTTCACAAGGCGTCACAAACGATGATGGCTCGATCGTTTCCGAGCTGTTACCCAATGAAGCGCAGACCCGCATTGAAACGCTGGAAGCCTCAGGAGATTACAATTCTGGCACCGTGCGCTTTTTACGTGGAGCCGTAAAAGCCTGCCGGAGCGGCGTGGGACGTAGTCATCTGATTAGCTATCAGGACGATGGCGCTTTGGTGCAAGAGTTGTTCTCCCGCGACGGCATCGGCACCCAGATCGTAATGGAAAGCGCAGAACAAATACGTCGCGCCAACATTAATGATATCGGCGGCATTTTGGAGCTTATCCGCCCGCTAGAGCAGCAAGGTATTTTGGTTCGCCGTTCGCGTGAACAGCTTGAACGGGAAATCGATCAATTCACCATTATTGAGCGAGATAATCTGACCATTGCCTGTGCGGCGCTCTATCCGTTCCCTGAGGAACGGATTGGCGAAATGGCCTGCGTGGCGGTACATCCAGACTATCGCAGCTCTTCTCGCGGCGAAGCCCTGCTCAAACGCGTGGCGGCACAAGCCAGACAAATGGGATTGGAAAAACTGTTTGTGCTCACCACTCGCAGCATCCATTGGTTCCAAGAGCGCGGTTTTACTCCCGCTGAAGTTGACGTGCTCCCGATGCAAAAACAGGAGCTGTACAACTATCAGCGCCGCTCCAAGATTTTGCTCGCCGACTTATCTTGA
- the csdA gene encoding cysteine desulfurase CsdA, giving the protein MTSFDYSAFRGHFPALSATDNEQHAVYLDSAATALKPQALLEATQAYYAGSAATVHRSQHQAALRLTQRYESARQQVAQLLHAHSADSIVWTKGTTEAINLVAQSYLRPILQAGDEILVSEAEHHANLIPWLMVAEQCGANVVKIPVNQHGLPDLEQLPALLTSRTKLMALGQMSNVTGGCPDLRYALELAHQNGTPVMIDGAQGVVHHPLDVTALNVDFYAFSAHKMYGPTGLGVLYGKPEYLEQMHAWQGGGKMLTKAGFDGFIEQTIPHRFEAGTPNIAGVIGFSAVLEWLEHVDLAAAEAYCVSLAEQAEQQLSQIKGFISYRAPKSALLAFNIAGIHHSDLVALVAEQGVALRAGQHCAQPLIQALGITGSLRASFAPYNCPEDVTALVKAVNYALSILNDEDFA; this is encoded by the coding sequence CCTTTCGCGGCCACTTCCCTGCACTTTCAGCAACAGATAACGAGCAACATGCCGTCTACCTCGACAGCGCAGCAACCGCACTAAAACCTCAAGCACTACTTGAAGCCACCCAAGCGTATTACGCTGGCAGCGCCGCTACCGTACACCGCAGCCAGCATCAAGCCGCTCTGCGCTTGACTCAGCGCTATGAATCGGCGCGCCAGCAGGTTGCCCAGCTTCTGCATGCACACAGCGCAGACAGCATTGTTTGGACGAAAGGCACTACCGAAGCCATCAACCTCGTAGCGCAAAGCTATCTGCGCCCCATTTTGCAGGCCGGTGATGAAATTCTGGTGAGTGAAGCCGAGCATCACGCTAACTTGATACCGTGGCTGATGGTGGCTGAACAATGTGGCGCTAACGTCGTGAAGATTCCGGTCAATCAACACGGGTTACCGGATCTGGAACAGCTACCGGCCCTCCTCACTTCGCGCACCAAACTGATGGCCTTGGGGCAAATGTCGAACGTCACCGGTGGCTGCCCCGATCTACGCTATGCGCTAGAGCTAGCGCATCAAAATGGCACGCCAGTGATGATTGATGGCGCGCAAGGCGTGGTGCATCACCCGCTTGACGTCACTGCGCTTAACGTTGATTTTTATGCTTTTTCTGCCCACAAAATGTATGGCCCAACGGGGCTTGGCGTGTTGTATGGTAAGCCTGAATATCTCGAACAGATGCATGCGTGGCAGGGCGGTGGGAAAATGCTTACCAAAGCCGGATTTGACGGTTTTATCGAACAAACCATTCCCCACCGTTTCGAAGCGGGAACGCCCAATATCGCCGGAGTTATCGGATTTTCAGCGGTACTAGAGTGGTTAGAACACGTCGATTTGGCCGCTGCCGAAGCTTACTGCGTTTCTCTGGCCGAACAAGCAGAACAACAGCTTAGCCAGATTAAAGGGTTTATCAGTTACCGCGCACCTAAATCCGCGCTGTTGGCTTTCAATATTGCGGGTATTCACCACAGCGATCTAGTCGCTTTAGTGGCTGAGCAAGGCGTGGCGTTACGCGCAGGCCAGCACTGTGCGCAGCCGTTGATACAGGCGTTAGGCATTACCGGTTCGCTCCGTGCTTCATTTGCGCCCTATAATTGCCCTGAAGACGTCACCGCGTTGGTAAAAGCGGTAAACTATGCGCTATCAATCTTGAACGACGAGGATTTTGCATGA
- the amiC gene encoding N-acetylmuramoyl-L-alanine amidase AmiC, whose translation MTNSNHNLTRRRLLQGAAATWFLSVSRVGFAASSQVIAVRVWPASTYTRVTLESKVPLKYKQFALTNPNRIVVDIEGVHLNSVLKGISSQVQSGDPYLKTARVGQFDKNTVRLVLELKQEISPKLFTLAPFAEFKNRLVVDLYPAQGTSAAENDPLLALLEDYNKGDLGKSLPPEGPQKGKAGRDRPIVIMLDPGHGGEDPGAIGKNKTREKDIVLQIARRLSALIKKQPNMRVYMTRNEDVFIPLKVRVAKARKQRADLFISIHADAFTSRSVRGSSVFALSTKGATSAAARFLAQTQNESDEIGGVSRSGDQYLDHTIFDLMQTATVNDSLKFGKEVLKNMGRVNKLHKNSVEQAGFAVLKAPDIPSILVETAFISNVEEERKLRTSAFQQQVAQSILAGIKAYFANGGELARR comes from the coding sequence ATGACAAATTCGAACCATAATCTGACCCGTCGTCGTTTGTTGCAGGGTGCCGCTGCTACTTGGTTTTTAAGTGTAAGCCGAGTGGGTTTTGCTGCGTCTTCACAGGTGATTGCCGTAAGGGTATGGCCGGCGTCGACCTATACTCGCGTGACGCTGGAATCGAAGGTGCCCCTGAAATATAAGCAGTTTGCGCTAACCAACCCGAATCGCATCGTCGTTGATATTGAGGGCGTTCATCTCAACAGCGTGCTTAAAGGGATCAGCAGTCAGGTTCAGTCGGGCGATCCGTATTTAAAAACCGCGCGCGTTGGGCAATTTGATAAAAATACCGTGCGGTTGGTGTTAGAACTTAAACAGGAAATCAGCCCGAAGCTGTTTACCTTGGCGCCGTTTGCCGAATTTAAAAACCGCTTGGTCGTCGATCTGTATCCGGCACAAGGCACTAGCGCGGCGGAAAACGATCCGCTGCTGGCTTTGCTGGAAGATTACAATAAAGGTGATTTAGGTAAGAGTCTGCCGCCGGAAGGGCCACAAAAAGGCAAAGCCGGGCGTGATAGACCGATTGTGATCATGCTCGATCCCGGGCACGGCGGTGAAGATCCCGGCGCAATTGGTAAAAATAAGACGCGTGAAAAAGACATTGTGCTGCAAATAGCCCGCCGCCTAAGCGCATTGATTAAAAAACAGCCCAATATGCGTGTGTATATGACGCGCAATGAAGATGTCTTCATCCCACTGAAAGTCAGGGTGGCAAAGGCGCGTAAACAGCGTGCTGACCTGTTCATTTCGATTCATGCCGATGCCTTTACCAGCCGCTCGGTGCGAGGCTCTTCGGTATTTGCACTATCGACCAAAGGCGCAACCAGCGCAGCAGCACGGTTTTTAGCCCAAACTCAGAACGAATCCGATGAAATCGGCGGGGTTAGCCGCAGCGGCGATCAATATCTCGACCACACCATTTTTGATCTCATGCAGACCGCGACGGTAAACGATAGCCTGAAGTTCGGCAAAGAAGTGCTGAAAAACATGGGCCGCGTGAACAAATTACATAAAAACAGCGTGGAGCAGGCCGGATTTGCGGTGCTGAAAGCGCCTGATATCCCATCTATTCTGGTTGAAACCGCATTTATCAGTAACGTTGAAGAAGAACGTAAACTGCGTACCAGCGCTTTCCAGCAGCAGGTTGCTCAATCTATTCTGGCCGGAATTAAAGCTTACTTTGCGAATGGCGGGGAGTTGGCGAGGCGGTAA
- the recD gene encoding exodeoxyribonuclease V subunit alpha codes for MLIFDLLLNMGAQKYLRSLDVQFARLMANQGQPHLALAAALVSLETASGHVCLPLSQLSLTSLAKQFPDFADELSQLFGNMDETAWQACLLAEAEVSDGSYPAPLVLQNQRLYLQRLWQDEGAVASFFAGNEAASDESAPALSAILSQLFPARPEDSEVNWQQVAAAVAATRQVSVISGGPGTGKTTTVARLLTALVRLHPQRKLRIQLAAPTGKAAARLTESLGKAVEALGLTPAEREVIPQEAYTLHRLLGAQPNSIRLRYHRENPLHVDVLVVDEASMVDLPMMSKLIAALPQRARLILLGDRDQLASVEAGAVLGDLCRFSKYGYRPERAKQLSDLCQTAIPAGAEQPDIAVRDSICLLRKSYRFDANSGIGQLASAVNGGDVAAARRCFDGQFSDISWSPMTQDEDYSTLIQTCVEGYRSTLQRVREQADAAEVLESFSRFRLLCALREGPFGQSGLNDRIELALAKARLIHKPTQAHQRWYSGRPVMVTRNDSSLGLFNGDIGIALADAENNIRVYFQLPDGSIKSVQPSRLPQTETAYAMTVHKSQGSEFEHTLLVLPADFSPIVTRELLYTAITRAKNQLTLFSREQILKTAIRTPTLRRSGLMERMMLPV; via the coding sequence ATGCTGATTTTCGATCTGCTGTTAAACATGGGCGCGCAAAAATACCTACGTTCTCTGGACGTTCAGTTTGCGCGCTTAATGGCAAATCAAGGACAACCGCATCTGGCTTTGGCGGCGGCGTTGGTGAGTTTAGAAACTGCTTCGGGCCATGTGTGCTTGCCGCTGAGCCAGCTCAGCCTTACCTCGCTGGCCAAGCAATTTCCTGATTTTGCTGACGAGCTTAGCCAGCTATTTGGCAACATGGATGAGACTGCGTGGCAGGCATGTTTGCTGGCTGAGGCCGAGGTCAGCGATGGCAGCTATCCCGCACCGCTGGTGTTGCAAAATCAACGATTGTATCTGCAACGCCTTTGGCAGGATGAAGGCGCTGTTGCTAGTTTCTTTGCTGGCAACGAGGCGGCGTCAGATGAGTCAGCGCCCGCGTTATCGGCGATTTTGTCTCAGCTTTTCCCTGCGAGGCCCGAGGATTCCGAGGTTAACTGGCAGCAGGTCGCTGCCGCCGTTGCTGCAACGCGCCAAGTTTCCGTTATCTCTGGTGGCCCTGGTACAGGAAAAACGACCACGGTTGCGCGTCTGTTGACGGCGCTGGTACGTTTGCATCCCCAACGTAAACTGCGTATTCAATTAGCTGCCCCAACGGGCAAAGCGGCTGCACGCTTGACCGAATCATTAGGTAAAGCCGTCGAAGCCTTAGGATTAACCCCCGCTGAGCGCGAAGTTATTCCCCAAGAAGCGTACACGTTGCACCGCCTGCTTGGCGCACAGCCGAACAGTATTCGTTTGCGTTATCACCGCGAAAATCCGTTGCATGTTGATGTGCTGGTGGTGGACGAGGCCTCGATGGTGGATTTGCCGATGATGTCTAAACTTATCGCCGCGCTGCCTCAGCGTGCACGACTGATTCTATTAGGCGATCGCGATCAGTTGGCATCGGTGGAAGCGGGAGCGGTCTTAGGCGATCTTTGTCGCTTTAGTAAATACGGTTATCGCCCTGAGCGCGCGAAACAACTTTCTGATCTGTGCCAGACAGCGATCCCCGCGGGAGCCGAACAGCCTGATATTGCGGTACGCGACAGCATTTGTTTACTCAGGAAGAGCTATCGCTTTGACGCTAATTCAGGCATCGGACAGCTAGCCTCTGCGGTTAATGGCGGAGATGTTGCCGCTGCTCGCCGCTGTTTTGATGGGCAGTTCTCGGATATCTCATGGTCGCCGATGACGCAGGATGAAGACTATTCCACGCTTATCCAAACCTGCGTTGAGGGCTATCGCTCAACGTTGCAACGGGTACGGGAACAGGCTGATGCGGCTGAAGTTCTTGAGAGCTTCTCACGTTTTCGTTTGCTGTGTGCACTGCGTGAGGGACCGTTTGGGCAGTCTGGACTGAACGATCGAATTGAGCTGGCCTTAGCTAAAGCAAGGCTTATTCACAAGCCTACGCAGGCTCATCAGCGTTGGTATAGCGGTCGTCCGGTGATGGTTACGCGCAATGATAGCTCGTTGGGATTGTTTAACGGCGATATCGGCATTGCGTTGGCTGATGCTGAGAATAACATTCGCGTGTATTTCCAACTGCCCGATGGCTCGATTAAATCTGTCCAGCCGAGCCGTTTACCGCAGACCGAAACGGCCTACGCGATGACGGTGCATAAATCGCAGGGCTCTGAGTTCGAACATACTCTGCTGGTGCTGCCTGCCGATTTTTCACCTATCGTGACGCGTGAGCTGTTGTATACGGCCATCACCCGTGCAAAAAATCAGTTAACGCTGTTTAGCCGCGAGCAAATCTTAAAGACGGCGATCCGCACGCCGACCCTGCGTCGAAGCGGGTTGATGGAACGGATGATGTTGCCCGTCTAG